From one Triticum aestivum cultivar Chinese Spring chromosome 4B, IWGSC CS RefSeq v2.1, whole genome shotgun sequence genomic stretch:
- the LOC123091082 gene encoding uncharacterized protein isoform X1 yields MAFRGAASRSFLAAVRGRTASTAPRVRAAPIPAAPPRRIPASAPSSPLAAARPLAALMGSPVLVAARLTGHCAASARACCELSQGTPFCRTCQDR; encoded by the exons ATGGCGTTCCGCGGCGCAGCCTCCCGCTCCTTCCTCGCCGCCGTCCGCGGTCGCACCGCCTCCACTGCCCCGCGCGTACGCGCGGCCCCCATTCCCGCGGCCCCTCCCCGTCGCATCCCTGCCTCAGCGCCCTCCTCCCCTCTCGCCGCCGCAAG GCCATTGGCGGCgttgatggggtcgccggtgttgGTTGCCGCAAGGCTGACGGggcactgcgcggcgagcgcgCGGGCGTGCTGTGAGCTCTCCCAGGGTACCCCCTTCTGCCGCACTTGTCAGGATCGCTAA
- the LOC123091080 gene encoding B3 domain-containing protein Os03g0622200, producing MQKMGKNCERCAEWQEHCYWSHMADENKHFFKLMVGDFTQSMSLPGRFAKNFNGRISEVINLKPPSGKSWSIKVAGDTDEVVLRSGWKEFVDGHGIGEGDRLLFKYGGASSFDVLMFDSTGCQKPPPPRPVKRRACDDNDIAENSARAKGRRCGYQASNKAEERAPHPPPAAKGDGAGLEMTLYRGTGKSIARAGHEDVDMDHGEAAAKNRYYFCKNGPVSEFHLTEEDKEEISSVPVPTGPRNPVFVNVMHPNHVCGTNRTSIVRVPSEFVGKYLGTIGKEIILRRASGKGRWHVRYASGDHYRGLCGLGWRNFARDNGLLAHDVCVFELMEGARRPAANVHVLRRLHGRFVLVR from the exons ATGCAGAAGATGGGCAAGAACTGCGAGCGCTGCGCGGAGTGGCAAGAGCATTGCTACTGGAGCCACATGGCTGATGAGAACAAGCACTTCTTCAAGCTCATGGTTGGGGACTTCACCCAAAGCATG AGCTTACCTGGTAGGTTTGCAAAGAACTTCAACGGGCGCATCTCTGAAGTCATCAATCTGAAGCCCCCCAGTGGCAAATCTTGGAGCATCAAAGTAGCCGGCGACACGGACGAAGTAGTCCTCCGGTCTGGGTGGAAGGAGTTTGTCGACGGTCACGGTATCGGGGAAGGAGACCGCCTGCTCTTCAAATATGGTGGAGCGTCCTCCTTTGATGTCCTGATGTTCGACTCGACCGGCTGCCAGAAACCACCACCTCCTCGTCCTGTCAAACGTCGTGCCTGTGATGACAATGACATAGCAGAGAACTCTGCCAGAGCTAAAGGCCGCCGATGCGGCTACCAGGCTTCCAACAAAGCTGAAGAACGCGCACCGCATCCGCCACCGGCGGCGAAAGGCGATGGTGCTGGCCTGGAGATGACGCTTTACAGAGGCACCGGCAAGAGCATTGCCCGGGCAG GCCACGAAGATGTTGACATGGATCATGGTGAGGCGGCTGCCAAGAATAGGTACTACTTCTGCAAGAATGGGCCCGTGAGCGAGTTCCATCTGACGGAGGAAGACAAGGAGGAGATATCAAGCGTCCCTGTCCCGACTGGGCCAAGAAACCCGGTGTTCGTGAATGTGATGCACCCGAACCATGTCTGCGGCACCAACCGGACCAGCATTGTG CGTGTCCCCTCGGAGTTTGTAGGCAAGTACTTGGGAACAATTGGCAAAGAGATCATTCTGCGGAGAGCCAGCGGGAAAGGGAGGTGGCACGTCCGCTACGCGAGCGGAGACCACTACCGGGGCCTCTGCGGTCTCGGATGGCGCAACTTCGCCCGCGACAACGGCCTCCTTGCACACGACGTGTGTGTTTTCGAGTTAATGGAGGGTGCGCGGCGACCGGCGGCCAACGTTCACGTCCTGCGGAGGCTGCACGGCCGCTTCGTCCTGGTGCGCTGA
- the LOC123091082 gene encoding uncharacterized protein isoform X3 codes for MAFRGAASRSFLAAVRGRTASTAPRVRAAPIPAAPPRRIPASAPSSPLAAARPLAALMGSPVLVAARLTGHCAASARACCELSQGT; via the exons ATGGCGTTCCGCGGCGCAGCCTCCCGCTCCTTCCTCGCCGCCGTCCGCGGTCGCACCGCCTCCACTGCCCCGCGCGTACGCGCGGCCCCCATTCCCGCGGCCCCTCCCCGTCGCATCCCTGCCTCAGCGCCCTCCTCCCCTCTCGCCGCCGCAAG GCCATTGGCGGCgttgatggggtcgccggtgttgGTTGCCGCAAGGCTGACGGggcactgcgcggcgagcgcgCGGGCGTGCTGTGAGCTCTCCCAGG GTACTTAA
- the LOC123091082 gene encoding uncharacterized protein isoform X2 yields MAFRGAASRSFLAAVRGRTASTAPRVRAAPIPAAPPRRIPASAPSSPLAAARPLAALMGSPVLVAARLTGHCAASARACCELSQGKNGKDG; encoded by the exons ATGGCGTTCCGCGGCGCAGCCTCCCGCTCCTTCCTCGCCGCCGTCCGCGGTCGCACCGCCTCCACTGCCCCGCGCGTACGCGCGGCCCCCATTCCCGCGGCCCCTCCCCGTCGCATCCCTGCCTCAGCGCCCTCCTCCCCTCTCGCCGCCGCAAG GCCATTGGCGGCgttgatggggtcgccggtgttgGTTGCCGCAAGGCTGACGGggcactgcgcggcgagcgcgCGGGCGTGCTGTGAGCTCTCCCAGG GGAAAAATGGGAAAGATGGTTGA